Proteins from a single region of Lentimicrobium saccharophilum:
- the rlmB gene encoding 23S rRNA (guanosine(2251)-2'-O)-methyltransferase RlmB, with protein MTKDNTLIYGMRPVIEAISAGKEIDRLMLQQGLKGELLPELRKLINEFNIPFQYVPVEKLNRLVKGNHQGVVCFVSPIIFQPLENLLLSIYEMGETPFFIILDRITDVRNLGAIARSAECAGAHGLIIPEKGSAPVNADAVKTSAGALANIPVHRSPNLKNTIDYLKSSGLSIVAASEKGKTPYYGASLTGPVALIMGSEEDGVSPEYLKKCDQVVNIPMKGSTGSLNVSVAAGILLFEALRQQTTAG; from the coding sequence ATGACAAAAGACAACACCCTAATTTACGGCATGCGTCCGGTAATTGAGGCGATCAGTGCCGGCAAGGAAATCGACAGGCTGATGCTTCAGCAAGGGTTGAAAGGTGAATTGTTGCCTGAATTGAGAAAACTGATCAATGAGTTCAACATCCCTTTTCAATATGTCCCTGTTGAAAAACTCAACCGGTTGGTCAAAGGGAATCATCAGGGTGTGGTTTGTTTTGTCTCCCCCATCATTTTTCAGCCTTTGGAGAACCTGTTGCTTTCAATTTATGAAATGGGTGAAACGCCGTTTTTCATTATCCTTGACCGGATTACAGACGTAAGAAATCTTGGTGCTATAGCGCGGTCAGCAGAATGTGCAGGCGCTCATGGCCTCATTATCCCGGAAAAAGGGAGCGCACCTGTAAACGCCGATGCTGTAAAAACCTCAGCCGGCGCCCTGGCGAATATCCCTGTCCATCGCAGCCCCAACCTTAAAAATACCATAGATTATCTTAAATCCAGCGGATTGAGTATTGTAGCTGCTTCCGAAAAGGGAAAAACGCCTTATTACGGCGCCTCACTCACTGGCCCTGTGGCCCTGATCATGGGATCCGAAGAGGATGGCGTATCTCCCGAATACCTGAAAAAGTGTGATCAGGTCGTAAACATCCCGATGAAAGGCAGTACCGGTTCACTCAATGTTTCTGTTGCAGCCGGTATCCTTCTTTTTGAAGCATTGCGTCAGCAAACCACTGCAGGGTAA
- a CDS encoding toxin-antitoxin system YwqK family antitoxin encodes MTKIKQPFYFTLIAGIMLITFSSCQREKTESYPDGKIKSVRQYKWKKPHGTSTWYYINGSKELEVEYKNGEPEGITTRWHYNGRKESEEMYKGGKRNGASVRWNEQRAKIEEKTYKNDTLHGPYRMYHENGGLMIEGSYKDGMFDGEWVYYNEFGFKIGEGSYKMGSGVQRAFHLNGKLWKEIPYRNSLRNGTEKIYNQEGTVVDSVEYIDDVPIVTSEKEE; translated from the coding sequence ATGACCAAAATAAAACAACCATTCTATTTTACCCTGATCGCAGGAATCATGCTGATCACTTTCAGTTCCTGTCAGCGCGAAAAAACGGAAAGTTACCCCGATGGAAAAATTAAATCTGTCAGACAATACAAATGGAAAAAGCCTCACGGAACCAGCACCTGGTACTATATAAACGGCAGTAAGGAATTGGAAGTGGAATACAAAAACGGTGAACCGGAAGGGATAACTACGCGTTGGCATTACAACGGGCGTAAGGAATCAGAAGAAATGTACAAGGGCGGGAAGAGGAATGGCGCTTCGGTAAGGTGGAATGAGCAGCGGGCAAAGATTGAAGAGAAAACCTATAAAAACGACACCCTGCATGGCCCATACAGAATGTACCATGAAAATGGCGGACTGATGATTGAAGGTTCCTATAAAGACGGAATGTTTGATGGAGAATGGGTGTATTACAATGAATTCGGTTTTAAAATCGGAGAAGGCTCCTATAAAATGGGGAGCGGAGTACAGCGGGCGTTTCATCTGAACGGAAAGCTCTGGAAAGAAATTCCATACAGGAACAGCCTGAGAAACGGTACAGAAAAGATATACAATCAGGAAGGCACTGTCGTTGATTCGGTTGAATATATCGATGATGTACCCATAGTTACCTCTGAAAAAGAGGAATAA
- a CDS encoding BatA domain-containing protein → MQFIYPNILFGLLAVLIPIAIHLFNFRKYKKIYFSNVRLLSQFQLRTRKQSQLLHYLVLATRIFTIIFLVLAFAQPYIPSDRKINFGKVNAVSVFIDNSFSMETSGDEGRLIDEARNKAIRIATAFDADDRFQLLTNDFEGRHQRFVSRDEFIQSVREIAVSPAVRTLSEIDSRQRDLFYRQRASFAIAYIISDFQQSTLLRKVPDSTSGYSSYLIPVQGKQTGNLYIDTCWFENPVLRINQIADLRIRIRNNSENDVQKIPVRLVINGSQRAVAAVDIPAEGSAMVNLSFSNPDAGVFKAVAEINDYPVTFDDNYYFTFKVSEHIPVLAVNQNEAYNKYLVPVFGLDSILHLDNISDRQIDYSSLPSYRLIILNNLKTIPSGAVQELGRYIKQGGNLLIFPSLSSKPADLNMLLSEPGSDLYREIDSAQSKISSLNTNHPVLRDVFEKNTLKENNIDLPTILKHFGIQQSSGGKSETLISLDNGDPLLTVFPSGNGKVYLSAIPLSDQAGNFPRHAIFVPVMLNIAFQSEDIQPFMYYTSGNRGINAGTIRPEGERVFKIRNENGDYEFIPEFRSIDGRSFIYVNDQIEKAGFYYIMDGDNQVGTLAFNINRKESDLRTAGMEELQQLVAGIPGMELLETGKKDVGKIISEGNSGKKLWKWFIIAALLAIIAEVLLLRFFRKTYKTEG, encoded by the coding sequence ATGCAATTTATCTATCCCAATATTCTTTTCGGTCTTCTGGCGGTATTGATCCCGATTGCCATTCACCTGTTTAATTTCAGGAAATACAAAAAGATCTATTTCAGCAATGTTAGATTACTCAGCCAGTTTCAGCTGCGTACCCGAAAACAGTCTCAATTGCTTCACTATCTGGTACTTGCTACACGAATATTTACCATTATTTTTCTTGTGCTTGCATTTGCCCAGCCCTATATTCCTTCGGACAGAAAAATAAATTTCGGAAAGGTAAATGCGGTCAGTGTCTTTATCGACAATTCCTTTAGCATGGAAACAAGCGGTGATGAGGGCCGGCTTATAGATGAAGCCCGGAACAAAGCCATCAGGATTGCAACCGCATTTGATGCTGATGATCGCTTCCAACTGCTGACCAACGATTTTGAGGGCCGGCATCAGAGGTTTGTCAGCCGGGATGAGTTTATACAGTCTGTCAGGGAAATTGCTGTGAGTCCTGCCGTAAGAACCCTTTCAGAAATAGATTCGAGGCAGCGTGATCTTTTTTACAGGCAGAGAGCTTCTTTCGCCATAGCTTATATTATCTCCGACTTTCAGCAAAGCACCCTGCTTAGGAAAGTTCCTGACAGCACATCCGGCTACAGCTCCTACCTTATTCCCGTTCAGGGGAAACAAACCGGAAACCTCTACATCGATACCTGCTGGTTCGAAAATCCTGTACTCAGAATCAACCAGATTGCTGATCTGCGCATAAGAATAAGGAATAATTCGGAAAATGATGTTCAGAAAATCCCCGTAAGACTTGTGATCAACGGATCGCAACGTGCAGTTGCAGCAGTTGACATTCCGGCTGAAGGCAGTGCTATGGTAAACCTCTCCTTTAGCAATCCTGACGCGGGAGTTTTTAAGGCTGTTGCTGAAATCAATGACTATCCCGTAACCTTCGACGACAATTATTACTTTACTTTCAAGGTATCTGAGCATATACCCGTGCTGGCCGTCAACCAGAACGAAGCATATAACAAGTATCTGGTTCCTGTTTTCGGGCTGGATTCAATCCTGCACCTTGACAATATATCTGACCGGCAGATTGATTATTCCTCCCTCCCATCCTACCGGCTGATTATCCTTAACAACCTGAAAACCATCCCGAGCGGTGCCGTGCAGGAACTGGGCAGATATATAAAGCAGGGGGGCAATCTGTTGATCTTCCCTTCCTTATCCTCAAAACCTGCAGACTTAAACATGCTGCTATCCGAACCTGGCTCCGATCTTTACCGGGAAATTGATTCTGCACAAAGCAAAATATCCTCCCTGAATACCAACCACCCTGTACTGAGGGATGTATTTGAGAAAAACACCCTGAAAGAAAATAACATCGACCTCCCGACAATCCTGAAGCATTTTGGCATTCAGCAAAGTTCTGGCGGCAAAAGCGAAACGCTGATCAGTCTTGATAACGGAGATCCGTTATTGACCGTTTTTCCCAGCGGCAACGGCAAGGTTTACCTGAGTGCCATCCCGCTTTCCGATCAGGCAGGGAACTTCCCCCGGCATGCTATTTTCGTGCCTGTTATGCTGAATATTGCATTCCAGAGTGAAGATATTCAGCCGTTTATGTACTATACCAGCGGCAACAGGGGAATAAATGCCGGCACCATCCGACCCGAAGGAGAGCGTGTATTTAAAATCAGGAACGAAAACGGAGATTACGAGTTCATCCCTGAATTCAGAAGCATTGATGGCCGGAGTTTTATTTATGTAAATGACCAGATTGAAAAGGCAGGGTTTTATTACATTATGGACGGGGACAACCAGGTTGGCACGCTGGCTTTCAATATCAACCGTAAAGAATCAGATCTCAGAACCGCCGGCATGGAAGAACTACAGCAACTTGTTGCCGGAATTCCGGGAATGGAACTGCTGGAAACCGGAAAGAAGGATGTCGGTAAAATAATTTCAGAAGGCAACTCCGGGAAGAAGCTTTGGAAATGGTTTATCATTGCCGCACTTCTTGCAATCATAGCCGAGGTACTGTTGCTGCGGTTTTTCAGAAAAACATACAAAACGGAAGGTTAA
- the gdhA gene encoding NADP-specific glutamate dehydrogenase, whose amino-acid sequence MNLEKIMSDLEKKHPGEVEYLQAVREVLESIEEVYNENPQFESAGIIERIVEPDRILTFKVPWVDDNGKVHVNLGYRVQFNGAIGPYKGGLRFHPSVNLSILKFLGFEQIFKNSLTTLPMGGGKGGSDFDPKGKSNAEIMRFCQSFMLELWKMIGPETDVPAGDIGVGGREIGYLYGMYKKLASEHTGVLTGKGRNWGGSIMRPEATGFGAVYFAQEMLLTKGQDFKGKTVAISGFGNVAWGAVTKVNELGGKVVTISGPDGYIYDPDGISGAKIDYMLELRASNQDIVKPYSYEFPNAQFHQGKRPWEVKCDVALPCATQNELGLDDAKALIANGVICVAEGANMPSTPDAVNLFIENRIMFGPGKAVNAGGVATSGLEMTQNSMKLSWTAEEVDMRLHQIMKEIHNQCVKNGKQADGYVNYVKGANVAGFLKVANAMLDQGVI is encoded by the coding sequence ATGAATCTGGAAAAAATCATGTCGGACCTGGAGAAAAAACATCCGGGTGAAGTTGAGTACTTGCAAGCAGTACGCGAGGTTCTTGAGTCGATTGAAGAAGTTTACAACGAGAACCCACAGTTTGAATCAGCCGGTATCATTGAGCGCATCGTTGAGCCGGACAGGATTTTAACTTTTAAAGTTCCCTGGGTAGACGACAATGGCAAAGTTCATGTTAACCTTGGTTACAGGGTACAGTTCAACGGCGCCATCGGACCTTACAAGGGAGGGCTCAGGTTCCACCCGAGTGTTAACCTCAGCATCCTTAAGTTCCTCGGTTTCGAGCAGATATTCAAGAACAGTCTTACCACGTTGCCGATGGGCGGTGGCAAGGGCGGAAGTGATTTTGATCCCAAGGGAAAATCGAATGCCGAAATCATGCGTTTCTGCCAGTCATTCATGCTTGAGTTGTGGAAGATGATCGGTCCCGAAACCGATGTTCCAGCAGGTGACATCGGGGTTGGCGGACGCGAAATCGGCTACTTGTATGGTATGTACAAGAAACTGGCTTCAGAGCACACCGGCGTATTGACCGGAAAAGGCCGTAACTGGGGTGGCAGCATCATGAGGCCGGAAGCTACCGGATTTGGCGCTGTTTACTTTGCACAGGAAATGCTTTTGACCAAAGGCCAGGATTTCAAAGGTAAGACTGTCGCCATCAGCGGATTCGGCAATGTTGCCTGGGGCGCTGTAACCAAAGTGAATGAACTTGGCGGCAAAGTAGTTACCATTTCAGGTCCCGACGGATATATTTACGATCCCGACGGAATTTCCGGAGCTAAGATCGATTACATGCTTGAACTCAGGGCTTCGAACCAGGATATCGTAAAACCTTATTCCTATGAATTCCCGAATGCCCAGTTCCATCAGGGCAAACGCCCCTGGGAAGTTAAGTGTGACGTTGCCCTCCCCTGCGCTACACAGAATGAGCTTGGCCTGGATGATGCAAAAGCACTCATCGCCAACGGCGTTATCTGTGTTGCTGAAGGAGCCAATATGCCATCAACGCCCGATGCTGTCAATTTATTCATTGAAAACAGGATCATGTTCGGCCCGGGTAAAGCTGTAAATGCCGGCGGTGTCGCAACCTCAGGCCTTGAAATGACACAGAACTCAATGAAACTCAGCTGGACCGCAGAAGAGGTTGATATGCGCCTGCACCAGATCATGAAGGAAATTCACAACCAGTGCGTGAAAAATGGCAAACAGGCCGACGGCTATGTTAACTATGTGAAGGGGGCCAATGTTGCCGGCTTCCTCAAAGTTGCCAACGCTATGCTCGATCAGGGTGTTATCTGA
- a CDS encoding ferritin family protein produces the protein MKNFNNIDEILHFAINSEQESVDFYTRLSGQARNQEMKQIFAQFAHEEMSHKARLISIRDSGQIMISTEKVNNLKISDYLVDIFPGPDLTYAEALVVAMKKEKAAFRLYLDLAERTDNQDIKDVFMTLAQEESKHKLRFEIEYDQHVLREN, from the coding sequence ATGAAAAATTTCAACAATATTGATGAAATCCTGCACTTCGCGATAAATTCCGAACAAGAATCGGTTGATTTTTACACGAGATTGTCAGGGCAGGCAAGAAACCAGGAAATGAAGCAGATTTTTGCCCAATTTGCCCATGAAGAAATGTCGCATAAAGCGAGGCTGATCAGTATCCGCGATTCAGGCCAGATTATGATCAGCACTGAAAAAGTAAATAACCTAAAAATCAGCGATTACCTTGTTGACATTTTCCCGGGACCGGACCTTACCTATGCCGAAGCCCTGGTCGTTGCCATGAAAAAGGAAAAAGCCGCCTTCAGACTTTACCTTGACCTTGCCGAAAGGACAGATAACCAGGATATAAAAGATGTTTTTATGACGCTTGCACAGGAAGAATCCAAGCACAAACTACGGTTTGAGATTGAGTATGACCAGCATGTACTGAGGGAAAACTAA
- a CDS encoding glycosyltransferase family 39 protein encodes MRKLSQTAENNLPDRQFLLLAMIIVLSGLVLRLLHLDFSYSNDELSALSRVRFTSFSDLVSKGFYVDGHPGGIQVFLYYWVKLAGMNEWAVRLPFALAGAFGIWVTIKLFTRWFGQAAGLFSGAFVAFLAFPLLYSQIARPYGVGMTFCMIMAWYWTKLLFDEKPGIIIAFAYALSATACMYTHYFSFLLALITGLSGLFLMKKDRIYYYTGAGVLAAVLFSPHITITLNHLSIGGVGLWLAKPAWNWPLLHIASVFNNSLLIAGLVVLIIIIQARYFKSEPNISILRALSLLFFILPMITGFIYSRWVNPVLQDSVLIFSFPFLLGFLFSFSAGIPKRLVLVMTSLLLVAGISQTVFINKYYSRQHFGEFRGVARAICSWNQTYGPGNITRAISVNNPWYIEFYMNQEDACGTTFSQYDNRGGSDLEALKKILDEADTPLFAYAWTKPVPPEIRDMILARFPCIVETRNFSGLSDATLFSDKNHSSCKNEKTKTLYFSLLQTDNPDPGSFPEFYPGYEGKLSELPYDSDDQLAASVEVRAKEQLSGAMLVASFHEEDGKTLLWTASKFDLFTLADSISSVRLSIPVPENDLYHKKMKIYVWNPQKTELEIRSLTIFTEPFPEHSGTSANQTRK; translated from the coding sequence ATGAGGAAATTAAGCCAGACAGCTGAAAACAATCTCCCGGACCGGCAATTTCTGCTGCTGGCAATGATTATCGTTTTATCGGGTCTGGTACTGCGCCTGCTCCATCTTGATTTCTCCTATTCCAATGACGAGTTAAGCGCGCTGAGCAGGGTAAGGTTCACCTCGTTCAGCGACCTGGTGAGTAAAGGCTTTTACGTGGATGGTCATCCCGGAGGCATTCAGGTGTTCCTGTATTACTGGGTAAAATTGGCAGGAATGAACGAATGGGCTGTTCGTCTTCCGTTTGCACTGGCCGGTGCATTTGGAATCTGGGTCACCATTAAATTATTCACCCGTTGGTTCGGACAGGCCGCAGGATTATTTTCCGGGGCTTTTGTTGCTTTTCTGGCTTTTCCGCTTCTCTATAGCCAGATTGCCCGGCCTTACGGAGTCGGAATGACTTTTTGCATGATCATGGCCTGGTACTGGACCAAATTGCTTTTTGATGAAAAACCCGGGATTATCATTGCATTCGCTTACGCCCTGAGTGCCACGGCGTGCATGTACACGCATTACTTCAGTTTCCTGCTCGCGCTGATCACAGGTCTATCCGGTCTTTTCCTGATGAAAAAGGACAGGATCTATTATTATACAGGTGCTGGTGTACTTGCGGCCGTGTTGTTCAGCCCACATATTACAATAACCCTCAACCATCTGAGTATTGGCGGCGTGGGCCTTTGGCTGGCAAAGCCGGCCTGGAACTGGCCTCTGCTGCACATCGCCTCAGTTTTCAACAACTCCCTGCTGATTGCCGGGCTGGTTGTTTTAATAATAATTATTCAGGCTCGTTACTTTAAGTCAGAACCAAATATCAGTATTTTAAGGGCATTGTCTCTTCTATTCTTTATACTGCCCATGATTACCGGATTTATTTATTCCCGGTGGGTTAATCCGGTTCTTCAGGATAGTGTTTTGATTTTTTCATTTCCGTTTCTCCTTGGGTTTCTCTTCTCTTTTTCCGCCGGCATACCTAAACGGTTGGTTTTGGTTATGACAAGCCTGTTGCTTGTCGCGGGCATTTCTCAAACAGTATTTATTAACAAATATTACAGCAGGCAGCATTTCGGTGAATTCCGGGGGGTAGCCCGGGCGATCTGCTCCTGGAACCAAACTTACGGCCCGGGTAACATCACCAGGGCTATCAGTGTAAATAACCCATGGTATATTGAGTTTTACATGAACCAGGAGGATGCATGCGGGACAACTTTCAGCCAATATGACAACCGTGGGGGTTCTGACCTGGAAGCGCTTAAAAAGATACTCGACGAAGCTGACACCCCACTGTTTGCTTATGCCTGGACCAAACCCGTGCCGCCTGAAATCAGGGATATGATACTTGCCAGGTTTCCATGCATAGTTGAAACCCGTAATTTCAGCGGGCTTTCAGATGCTACGCTTTTTTCAGACAAAAATCACTCATCCTGCAAAAACGAAAAAACCAAAACGCTGTACTTTTCATTGTTGCAAACCGATAACCCTGATCCGGGTTCCTTCCCCGAATTTTATCCCGGCTATGAAGGAAAACTCAGTGAGCTACCTTATGATTCCGATGATCAGTTAGCTGCCTCTGTTGAAGTCAGGGCAAAAGAACAGCTGAGCGGTGCGATGCTGGTCGCTTCATTCCACGAAGAAGATGGAAAAACACTTTTGTGGACAGCTTCGAAATTTGATCTATTTACGCTTGCCGACAGCATCAGTTCAGTCAGGCTTAGCATTCCGGTTCCGGAAAATGATCTTTATCATAAAAAAATGAAAATTTATGTCTGGAATCCCCAAAAGACTGAACTGGAAATAAGATCATTAACTATTTTCACAGAACCTTTTCCTGAACATTCGGGCACATCAGCCAACCAGACACGCAAATAA
- a CDS encoding ferritin family protein, with translation MKTFRSFDDALHYAINSAKECAEFYSRLSNQARNNKIKRLFSQYAREEYAQMVSLSRIRYSFAETEAAGFPFSLELYDCHAANAGKEDPNYSEALVIAMRKARSSFRLFLELSSKSPDEESSNILRTLAHKEAKHRQGVEVEYNESLLIYC, from the coding sequence ATGAAGACTTTCAGATCATTTGATGATGCACTGCATTACGCCATCAATTCAGCCAAAGAATGTGCCGAATTCTATTCCCGTCTGTCAAACCAGGCGCGCAACAACAAAATCAAACGGCTATTCAGTCAATATGCCAGAGAAGAATACGCACAAATGGTAAGTTTGTCGAGGATCAGATACTCATTTGCAGAAACGGAGGCAGCCGGCTTTCCCTTCAGCCTTGAGCTTTACGACTGCCATGCAGCCAATGCCGGCAAGGAAGATCCGAATTATTCCGAAGCACTGGTTATTGCCATGCGGAAAGCCAGGTCTTCGTTCAGGCTCTTCCTTGAACTTTCATCCAAATCGCCTGATGAAGAATCTTCGAACATCTTAAGAACACTTGCCCATAAGGAAGCAAAGCACAGACAAGGTGTGGAAGTGGAATACAATGAGTCGTTGCTGATCTATTGCTGA
- a CDS encoding DNA gyrase/topoisomerase IV subunit A: protein MEENSLNNGSEEFQPEEIPEVQSGADPAEMHKTVHLSGMYENWFLDYASYVILERAVPEIIDGLKPVQRRLLHAMDELDDGRYNKVANIIGHTMKYHPHGDASIGDALVQLGQKDLLIDTQGNWGNIHTGDSAAAPRYIEARLSKFALEVVFNPKTTKWKLSYDGRNKEPVTLPVKFPLLLAQGVEGIAVGLASKILPHNFIELIDSSIKILQGKDFELLPDFPTGGLADCSRYNDGLRGGKVRLRAKVSQYDKKTLIISELPFGVTTESLIDSIINANEKGKIKIRKIDDNTAQNVEILIHLVPGISPDTTIDALYAFTDCEISISPNNCVISDGKPRFLGVKQILIESTEKTVELLKMELEIRRQELLESLLYASLERIFIENRIYRDIEECTSWDDVIKTIDKGLEPYKPQFYREITIDDILRLTEIKIKRISKFNAFKADELINNLNDEKAQVEHYLANLTEYAIEYFKNIRRKFGKGRERRTELRSFDNIEAVMVAAATQKLYVNRAEGFAGTGLKKDEYVCDCSDIDDIIAFREDGTFIVTKVAEKVFVGEHIIHIDVFRKNDERTIYNLIYQDGKNGAAYVKRFAVVGITRDKEYSLTKGTAGSKVLYFTANPNGEAELVKVNLKPRPKLKKPVFDFDFSELAIKGRNSQGNILTKYAVKKISQAEAGISTLGARDIWFDDSIRRLNTEGRGRLMGAFSGDDKILAITQSGHYRLFNFDLANHFDEDLLIIEKFNPEKPVSVVYFNGEKQFYYLKRFLVEPSDKKTDFLGEEPETKLVSVSTDWLPRFNIVFDDKLNNKVIDNMEIEAAGFIDVKSYRAKGKRLTTHAVKKINQLDPLPYIPAEEMASTVPPVTDEGQETRDIELPPRERKAPPDEDAIQMTIDF from the coding sequence ATGGAAGAGAATAGTTTGAATAACGGATCAGAAGAATTTCAGCCGGAGGAAATTCCGGAAGTACAATCCGGAGCAGATCCGGCCGAGATGCATAAAACTGTCCACCTTTCGGGCATGTATGAAAACTGGTTTCTGGATTATGCTTCATATGTCATTCTGGAAAGGGCCGTTCCTGAAATTATCGACGGATTGAAGCCGGTACAGCGCCGTCTGCTCCATGCAATGGATGAACTTGATGATGGTCGTTATAACAAAGTGGCCAACATCATCGGTCACACCATGAAATACCACCCGCATGGCGATGCTTCCATCGGCGATGCGCTGGTTCAACTGGGGCAAAAAGACCTGCTGATAGACACACAGGGGAACTGGGGCAATATACACACCGGTGACAGTGCCGCCGCACCAAGGTATATTGAAGCCAGACTGAGTAAATTTGCCCTTGAGGTCGTTTTTAACCCTAAAACAACAAAGTGGAAACTTTCTTACGACGGGAGAAATAAAGAGCCGGTTACATTGCCGGTAAAATTTCCCCTTCTGCTGGCCCAGGGTGTGGAAGGTATTGCAGTAGGGCTGGCCTCCAAAATACTGCCTCATAATTTCATCGAGCTGATTGATTCATCCATAAAAATTCTGCAGGGAAAAGATTTTGAACTGTTGCCCGACTTCCCCACAGGAGGTCTTGCCGACTGCTCCAGGTACAACGACGGCCTCAGGGGAGGTAAAGTCAGGCTCAGGGCCAAAGTGAGTCAATATGACAAAAAAACATTGATTATCAGTGAGCTTCCATTTGGCGTTACCACAGAAAGCCTGATTGATTCCATCATAAATGCCAATGAAAAAGGGAAGATAAAAATCAGAAAGATAGATGACAACACAGCTCAGAACGTCGAAATACTGATCCACCTGGTTCCCGGCATATCGCCCGACACTACCATTGATGCACTCTATGCTTTTACCGATTGCGAAATTTCGATCTCTCCCAATAACTGCGTAATCAGCGATGGCAAACCAAGGTTTCTTGGTGTAAAACAGATTTTGATAGAATCGACTGAAAAAACAGTTGAATTGCTTAAGATGGAGCTTGAGATCAGGCGTCAGGAATTACTTGAAAGCCTGCTATATGCTTCGCTTGAAAGAATATTTATTGAGAACCGGATTTACCGGGATATTGAAGAATGTACAAGCTGGGACGATGTAATTAAGACCATCGACAAGGGACTTGAACCTTATAAACCCCAGTTTTACAGGGAAATTACCATCGATGACATCCTGCGGCTCACTGAAATAAAAATCAAGCGGATTTCGAAATTCAATGCTTTTAAAGCCGATGAGCTGATTAACAATCTCAACGATGAGAAAGCCCAGGTGGAACATTACCTTGCCAATCTGACCGAATATGCCATCGAGTATTTTAAGAACATCCGGAGAAAGTTCGGAAAGGGACGGGAAAGGCGCACCGAACTGAGAAGTTTCGACAATATTGAAGCGGTGATGGTTGCCGCAGCCACCCAGAAGCTTTATGTAAACCGGGCGGAAGGCTTTGCAGGTACGGGCCTGAAGAAAGATGAATACGTTTGCGATTGCTCCGACATTGACGATATTATCGCGTTCAGGGAAGATGGCACTTTCATCGTTACAAAGGTCGCTGAAAAGGTGTTTGTAGGAGAGCACATCATTCATATCGACGTTTTCAGAAAAAATGATGAACGTACCATCTACAACTTGATTTACCAGGATGGCAAAAACGGAGCAGCTTATGTGAAACGGTTTGCGGTTGTGGGCATCACGCGTGACAAAGAATACAGCCTCACGAAGGGAACTGCCGGATCAAAAGTCCTTTACTTCACCGCTAATCCCAACGGGGAAGCAGAACTGGTGAAAGTAAACCTGAAGCCCAGGCCTAAACTGAAAAAGCCGGTCTTTGATTTTGATTTTAGCGAGCTTGCTATAAAAGGGAGAAATTCACAGGGCAATATTCTTACTAAATATGCAGTGAAAAAGATCAGCCAGGCTGAGGCCGGCATATCAACCCTGGGAGCCCGCGACATCTGGTTCGATGATTCAATCCGCCGGCTGAACACCGAAGGCCGCGGCAGGCTGATGGGTGCATTTTCGGGTGATGATAAAATACTCGCCATTACACAATCAGGGCATTACCGGCTTTTCAACTTCGACCTTGCCAATCATTTCGACGAAGACCTTTTGATTATTGAAAAGTTTAATCCGGAAAAGCCTGTCAGTGTGGTTTATTTCAACGGTGAAAAACAGTTCTATTATCTCAAGCGGTTCCTGGTAGAGCCATCCGACAAGAAAACAGATTTTCTCGGCGAGGAGCCTGAAACAAAGCTTGTCAGTGTTTCAACAGACTGGCTGCCAAGATTCAATATCGTGTTTGATGATAAACTGAACAACAAGGTGATCGATAACATGGAAATTGAAGCTGCCGGATTTATTGATGTGAAGAGTTACAGGGCTAAGGGTAAAAGACTTACAACACATGCAGTGAAGAAAATAAATCAACTTGATCCCCTGCCTTACATCCCTGCTGAAGAAATGGCGTCCACAGTTCCACCGGTAACAGATGAGGGGCAGGAAACCAGGGATATAGAATTGCCGCCCCGTGAACGCAAGGCTCCGCCCGACGAGGATGCCATTCAGATGACCATAGATTTTTAA